A window of Roseobacter fucihabitans genomic DNA:
AGGGGCGCGCGCGCCAAACCGATATGGGCCGTCAGGGCGCAAGTCGCCGTTTGGCCTGCGGTCCAACCCCCGCCGCGCAGAGCCAAAAAATCCGCCGCTGTAAAGGGATGTGCCTAATTGGACGGAAATTGCAAAACTGGTTTTGGCCTGCCTTGGAAGGCTGGGAAAAATTCCGACGTGACGCGTTTCAACGTCGTTGCACCCCATTGAGCGATCATCTTGCCCCTCAAAAAGCGCGTTTTAGCCGATGTTCAGGGGTGTTCCATGTGATGCAGGTTGCGCCCAAGAACATTCTGTACGGCGATTTTGAACACCTGGAGCAGGGGCGAGGCGGTCTGATCAGGAGGGGTCATTAGCCCCACGGGGCCTTGGGTGATGGTGGTATCAAAGGGCAGTTCGATCAGCCTTCCTTCGGCAATGTGATGCCCGACGACGCCGCGCGACGTGATCCAGATCGCATCCGTTTGAAGCGTATAGGCCAGCCCGAAATCTGCCGATACCGCTTCGATGCGGTTGCGCAGGTGCCCGATGCCAAATCCGATCATCATGCGCTCGACCAAGGGATAAATAGCAGCACCTTTGGGTGGGTAAACCACGCGCCAGTTTTCCAGTTGCGAAACATCGGGCGTCGCCAGAGCCGGATGCTCAGGGCGTACCACGCAGGTCACGCGCTCATGATAAAGCTGGGTAAATGAAATATTTTGCAGTGTATCGGGTTGTCCCAACTGACCGATCACCAGATCCAGATCACCATGGCGCAGCCCGTCGATCAGGAACCGGTGTGGGCCATCAATAATGCTCAACACCGCATCCGGCGCCAGCCCGGCAAACTCCACGGCCACCGCTGGCATGAACCACGCGGCAACACTGGGCCACAGGCCAATGGAGAGCCGCTCTTGTCCGGCACTCGCCTGGTGTTCGAGCCCGTCGAGCCCTTGTTGCAGGCTGGCCAGTGACATTTGCGCGAAATGCACAAACAGATCGCCCTGCTTTGTCATGTGCACGCCGGACCGGCTGCGATGCATCAATCTGGTGCCCAGAATCTCCTCCAACTCCTTGAGCGTCTTGGAAATTGCGGGTTGCGTCAAACAGAGCCGGGCGGCGGCTGCTTTCAGACTGCGCTCTCTGGCGATCTCGACAAAACACTGGATGTGGCGAAATTTGATCCGACGGTCGATCACATTATTTCCAATTTGCGAAAGTAACAGGGCCAAAAACTCATTTTACTTATCCATTTGTGAAATTCAAGCTGCGCCAGGGAGAGTTTCATGAGGACACAAGTGGCGATCATCGGGGGCGGCCCGTCAGGGTTATTGCTCAGTCAACTGCTGCATCGCCGCGGGATTGATACGGTCGTGATCGAGCGCAAATCCAAGGATTATGTGCTGGGCAGAATACGCGCTGGCGTTCTGGAAACCGGGCTGGTGGATCAAATGCAACGTGCGGGTGCTGGTGCCCGCATGCTGCAAGAGGGGCTTGTGCATAAGGGGACGGTGATTTCCTATGGCGAGCGGCAGATCAACATCGACTTTGAAGCGCACACAGGCAAGCATGTGCTCGTTTACGGGCAAACCGAGGTCACGCGCGATCTATATGCTGCGCGCGAGGTCGTGAATGGGAAATTGATTTTCAACGCCGACCATGTGCAGATCTGTGACGTCGACACCGAGACCCCCTTTGTGAGCTATGTCAGTAAGGGCACAACGCATCGGCTGGAGTGTGATTTCGTGGCCGGATGCGATGGTTTTCACGGGGTCAGTAGGCAGACCATTCCCAGATCTGCGCGACGTGAATACGAGAAGGTTTACCCCTTTGGCTGGCTGGGCATTCTGGCAGAAACCCCGCCGGTCCATGATGAGATTATCTACGCCAGTTCGGAGCGTGGCTTTGCGCTCTGCTCGATGCGCAACAGACACCTCAGCCGCTATTACATCCAGTGCGATCTGTCTGACAGCGTGCAGGACTGGAGTGATGACGCCTTTTGGGAGGCTCTTAAGCGGCGTATCCCTGAGCAACATGCAGAGCGTTTGATCACGGGGCCGTCGGTGGAGAAATCCATCGCGCGGCTGCGCTCCTTCGTGAGCGAACCGATGCGTTGGGGGCGGCTTTTTCTGTGCGGCGATGCGGCTCATATCGTGCCGCCCACAGGTGCCAAAGGGTTGAACACGGCGGCCAGCGACGTGCATTACCTGTCTGAGGGTTTGATCAGATATTATGCCGACAAGGATACAAGCGGTATTGATGGCTACTCGGCACGCGCATTGGCCAGGGTGTGGAAAGCGGAACGGTTCAGTTGGTGGATGACGAGCCTGCTGCACCGCTTTCCGGATCAATCGGCGTTCGACCTGCGTATGCAGCGCGCGGAAATCGACTACCTGTCCGAGGATAAGAATGCGCAGGCAATTTTGGCCAGCAATTACGTCGGATTGCCCTACTAAAACATTTTGCATTTAATCTGCGGCATATCCGGCAGCTTTGAGGAGGTTCCGGCATTCGCTTGGATCAAACAGATCACAAATGTCGCCGAGGGCCTGGAAGAGTGCATCGAACGTTTTTAGCCCGATCGGTCTCAGATGGGCTTTGAGAAAGCCATCTCGATCATTGGCCGTCAGGGTATTGTGCAGCAATGTCCCGAGAGGTGGGGTTGAGGTCGCGGGAGTAGGGCGGCAAGAACAGGAACCAGCACGCGCTTTCTTAACGCCTGCGCTGCGCGGGGGCTTTTGTGGGTGGAAAGATTGCCCCTTGCCCGGCAGTTGATTGCAAAGCAATTAAGGAGAGGAGAGAATGGCTACCGTTCCGGGTTCCAACGCAGGTGTCGAAGGCGCGCCCGTCCAGTGCACCCGTGATCACCCACGGCGCGATCAGCGCAGCCCGGCGATGAAAGTCTGCGTACCCCGTTTTCCAAAGGGCGCGGTGCCAAGGAGGCGCTCGCCTATAGGTGCCCGTCCGCACAGCCGCGTGACATTGGTTTTTACGGCTGTCTCATCCACTGGCCGTCAGGGTATTGCGCAGCAATGTCCCCAGAAGCAATAAAGACCAGTCTGTGTGGCTCCTGGCGCATGCGCGGCTGGCGGTGGTTGATCCACCCCCGCCTTGCCCTGCGCAGGGCAGGCCGATTACGTTCCCGTGCGATAAGTCCTTTTTTCATATAAGAACCCGGCGCGTACCAAGGCGCGGTGAATTGATGAGAGGTGAACAGATACGCCAGACGTGTCTTCCAGCGCGCCGGATAGTTCATGCAATGTTATGTCTGGTTCGGCACGGATAACCCCGATTAAGAAATCCTTATACGGTGCCAGCTGGCCAAATCGGCCCACCGGCCTGCCCTGTGGTCTGGGCGTGACGTCGCGCCGCTCTCGTTTGTCCGCAGCATAACGCACCCCCGTTGCCGCACTGACACCAAAAATACGCCCTGCTGCACGACAAAAGATCCCAGCAGCAACATACCCGCAAATCCGGTGCCGAAGATCTAAAGAAAGAGGTTTGCCCATCATCCACCTCCACACTGAAAATGAAGCAGACAAAGACTCCTTTGGGAAACACAAATCAATTCAGATTAAACGCAAACCGCTTTAAGGCTGAGGTGGTCTGACCACCGCCAGGTCGGACATGCTATTGTAGCACAGCAGCAAATTTATATCCCGGCTTACTAAGGCGGATTATGAATTCTGCGGGTCGCGCCGTGTTATATCACAAGACAACGGGGCGCACCGTTGCGCCGGGGATGAGATGAAAGCCAATGTCGCGGCAGGCGGCGACCGGCTCGCCAGAAAGGCGCGCGATCATCATTTCCGCCGCGGCCTGTCCAAGCTTCAGATGCGACACATGCACGGAGGTCATCCGTTTCTTTAGAACCGAGGCGATGGCCAAATCGCCCCATCCCGCGATGCCCATATCGCCTGGAACATCCAACCCTTTTTGCTCACAATATTGCAGCCCCCCGAAAGCCATTGAATCGTTTTGATAAAATATGCATTCTACCGCACCGTCCGAGGCCAGCAGTTGTTCGGTTCCATAAAATCCAGGGTAATAACTGGCCGTGTCATGCAGGCAAAGCTGCTTCATGACCCTGCCGCCACCATCCTGCACCGCCTTGGTAAACCCATCGAGCCTTGCGCTGGCCGCGTTTGCGGTGTCATGCGAGGTGCCGACAAACCCGAGGGCGCGATACCCGCGACCGATCAAGAACCGCCCGACGTCAAAGCCGCAATCAAAATGGTTGATCCCGACGCTCATATCGAGCGGGCTGGAGTTCAAATCCCAGATTTCCACAACAGGGATGCCCGCATTGCGCAACATATCATGGGAACGGGGCGAATGGGATCGGCCCGTCAGGATCAACCCGGCGGGTTGCCAGGACAATACGGTCCGTATCCAGTTCTCTTCTTCCTGAGCCGCGTGTTGCGTCAGGCCCAGAACGGTTTGATGCCCAAATGAGCCCAGCTTGCGATCGATGCCTTCGAGCACCTGGGCAAAAACCTCATTCCCCAGATCCGGAATGGATACCCCGACGAACGTCGAGTTCTGATCCCCCGCAAAAACGCTCGCCAGCCGGTTGGGCAGATAGCCGAGCTGGTCGGCCTTGGCCATGACTTTGGCTTCGGTCTTTTTGGAATACCCGCCATCCCCGCGCAGCACGCGGCTGGCGGTCATCTTGGACACACCCGCCGCCCTGGCAACTTCGGACAGGTTAATCTTGCTGGTCTTACCTTGCTTTTCGTCCATTCGGTGACAACCTACGTTACCGGTAACTTTGTGCTTGACACGTTCGGCCTTTGGCGGCGAGCATGGCACAACGTTACGGGTAACTCAACTTCCTTCGATCTTGCCCGGACGTCGGTATCGCGTTTGGGGGCACGCATGACTGAAAAGCTGCATATGGGTTTGTTTTTTGACGGGATCGACAAGCATTTTGGCGGGACCTATGCACTGAAAGACGTCTCCCTATCGGTGGGGCGCGGTGAGATCGTCGCGCTTTTGGGCGAGAACGGTGCCGGTAAATCCACTCTGATCAAGGTGTTGGGCGGCATTTATCAGCCCGACAGCGGACGGATGTTGATCGATGGTTTGACCTATCAACACCGGCCTGCGGGTTTTGGCGAACGCCAGAAGGTCGCGTTTATCCATCAGGACCTCGGCTTGATCGAGTGGATGACGGTGGCGGAAAACATTGCTTTGGC
This region includes:
- the pobA gene encoding 4-hydroxybenzoate 3-monooxygenase, with translation MRTQVAIIGGGPSGLLLSQLLHRRGIDTVVIERKSKDYVLGRIRAGVLETGLVDQMQRAGAGARMLQEGLVHKGTVISYGERQINIDFEAHTGKHVLVYGQTEVTRDLYAAREVVNGKLIFNADHVQICDVDTETPFVSYVSKGTTHRLECDFVAGCDGFHGVSRQTIPRSARREYEKVYPFGWLGILAETPPVHDEIIYASSERGFALCSMRNRHLSRYYIQCDLSDSVQDWSDDAFWEALKRRIPEQHAERLITGPSVEKSIARLRSFVSEPMRWGRLFLCGDAAHIVPPTGAKGLNTAASDVHYLSEGLIRYYADKDTSGIDGYSARALARVWKAERFSWWMTSLLHRFPDQSAFDLRMQRAEIDYLSEDKNAQAILASNYVGLPY
- the pcaQ gene encoding pca operon transcription factor PcaQ, with protein sequence MIDRRIKFRHIQCFVEIARERSLKAAAARLCLTQPAISKTLKELEEILGTRLMHRSRSGVHMTKQGDLFVHFAQMSLASLQQGLDGLEHQASAGQERLSIGLWPSVAAWFMPAVAVEFAGLAPDAVLSIIDGPHRFLIDGLRHGDLDLVIGQLGQPDTLQNISFTQLYHERVTCVVRPEHPALATPDVSQLENWRVVYPPKGAAIYPLVERMMIGFGIGHLRNRIEAVSADFGLAYTLQTDAIWITSRGVVGHHIAEGRLIELPFDTTITQGPVGLMTPPDQTASPLLQVFKIAVQNVLGRNLHHMEHP
- a CDS encoding LacI family DNA-binding transcriptional regulator: MDEKQGKTSKINLSEVARAAGVSKMTASRVLRGDGGYSKKTEAKVMAKADQLGYLPNRLASVFAGDQNSTFVGVSIPDLGNEVFAQVLEGIDRKLGSFGHQTVLGLTQHAAQEEENWIRTVLSWQPAGLILTGRSHSPRSHDMLRNAGIPVVEIWDLNSSPLDMSVGINHFDCGFDVGRFLIGRGYRALGFVGTSHDTANAASARLDGFTKAVQDGGGRVMKQLCLHDTASYYPGFYGTEQLLASDGAVECIFYQNDSMAFGGLQYCEQKGLDVPGDMGIAGWGDLAIASVLKKRMTSVHVSHLKLGQAAAEMMIARLSGEPVAACRDIGFHLIPGATVRPVVL